A DNA window from Pogona vitticeps strain Pit_001003342236 chromosome 2, PviZW2.1, whole genome shotgun sequence contains the following coding sequences:
- the ANKRD34B gene encoding ankyrin repeat domain-containing protein 34B encodes MEEAIEPSPEGNSLIKAVYHRRLRLTRLLLEGGAYINESNEYGETPLMIACKTKHVDHQSVSKVKMVKYLLENKADPNIQDKSGKTALMHACLQKAGPEVISLLLKSGADVSLQDHSGNSVLVYSVNSEDKETLKVLLDACKEKGKEVIIITKDRSPSGRQRTRQYLNAPPLDTDESQSPSSCTSPSDVEVKTSPSTNASETENALFNFKETNYPGRQEDSPESHSPSRKTHTGPQMQHVHSESWMKPSLLLEQTQRSSLQEDLQDISPEEELCLKINSLALSKRFITRHHSIDIKDTLNFLKNFEQAASRKMSCDGIHSHLLFGETNQSEVPAGQAPDSAQTSLISTLKSIVERRNLGANHYSSDSQLTSLGPLSEDTKLLLGKKKLLSPSPSLSSSSRELIENMPPTFLSRRNHAILERRGSDHTALARPGFLPPLNVNHPPPIPDIYKINTMGSCGQKNLIPTAPAYPKDSKNKTLLTRRQSLQTEQIKQLVNF; translated from the coding sequence ATGGAAGAAGCCATAGAGCCTTCACCGGAGGGAAATTCTCTGATAAAAGCTGTCTATCACAGAAGGCTTCGTCTCACAAGGTTGTTACTAGAAGGTGGGGCCTACATTAATGAAAGCAATGAGTATGGTGAAACACCCCTAATGATTGCCTGTAAGACCAAGCATGTGGATCACCAGAGTGTAAGCAAAGTCAAAATGGTGAAATATCTGCTGGAAAATAAGGCTGACCCAAACATACAGGATAAAAGTGGAAAGACAGCCTTGATGCATGCTTGCTTGCAGAAAGCTGGCCCTGAAGTAATTTCTCTGCTTCTTAAAAGTGGAGCTGATGTAAGCTTGCAAGACCATTCTGGTAATTCCGTCCTTGTTTACTCTGTGAATTCAGAGGATAAAGAAACCTTGAAAGTTCTTCTAGATGcatgcaaagaaaaaggaaaagaagttatCATCATTACAAAAGACAGATCTCCTTCTGGAAGGCAAAGAACTAGGCAGTATCTGAATGCCCCTCCTCTTGACACCGATGAATCTCAGTCTCCAAGTTCTTGTACCTCTCCATCAGATGTAGAAGTTAAAACATCTCCATCTACAAATGCGAGTGAAACAGAAAATGCTCTGTTTAACTTCAAAGAGACTAATtatcctggaagacaggaggattCACCAGAGTCACATTCACCttcaagaaaaacacacacagggcCTCAAATGCAACATGTACATTCTGAATCTTGGATGAAACCTTCTTTACTCTTGGAGCAGACTCAAAGATCCTCTTTACAAGAAGACCTTCAGGATATATCTCCTGAGGAAGAACTGTGTCTTAAAATCAATAGTCTCGCTCTGTCTAAAAGGTTTATCACCAGACATCATAGCATTGATATAAAGGATACCCTTAATTTCTTGAAAAACTTTGAACAAGCAGCCTCAAGAAAAATGTCATGTGACGGAATACATTCTCATTTGCTGTTTGGTGAGACAAATCAAAGTGAGGTTCCTGCTGGGCAGGCCCCTGATTCAGCTCAAACAAGTTTAATTTCCACCCTGAAAAGCATTGTTGAAAGGAGAAATCTGGGAGCAAATCACTACAGTTCTGATTCACAGTTAACTAGCTTAGGCCCTCTTTCAGAAGACACCaaactgcttcttgggaagaagaAGCTTCTCTCTCCGTCACCATCGCTGTCATCAAGTTCTAGAGAACTGATTGAAAACATGCCTCCAACTTTCTTGAGCAGGAGAAATCATGCTATTTTGGAGAGGCGGGGTTCAGATCATACTGCCCTGGCGAGACCTGGTTTTCTTCCGCCTTTAAATGTGAACCATCCTCCTCCAATTCCTGACATCTACAAGATTAATACAATGGGTTCTTGTGGACAAAAGAACCTAATCCCAACAGCACCTGCTTACCCTAAAGACTCTAAAAACAAGACACTTTTGACAAGGAGGCAGTCATTGCAAACTGAACAGATCAAGCAGCTGGTGAATTTTTAG